CAGCATCAGTGCCGACGATGAGCTTGATTTCGCCCGACTTGACCATGCTCTTAATTTTCTCACGCTCAATGCGGGTCTTACGGCCATCGAGGTAGATGGCTGATTTCTGCGCGCCTGCATAGAGACCAATCGTGAGATCATGATATTGCGCTGACAAGCGGCTCGCGACGTATTCTGCCGTGTCAAAATACTGGCTGAAGAGTATGCAGCCTCGCTCGCGCCAGGGGCCAGTATCGGCGGCGCCATGATCGAGCAGGTGAATCACACGATTATACTTGGGGTCCGCATCGAGCCTTTCAGCCAGGGCATTCACGATGCGCGTGAGCATTTCATTTTCTTCGGGTGTATTACGTGAGCTGCCCTGCTCTGCCGATAGCTCTTCGAATTCTGAGCTATCCTCTTCTTCGAGATCAAACTCTTCAGTCCGGGCCTCACCGAGAAGGCGCTTGGCTGTATTCAGGCCTGCGACCATAGAACTTCCGATGCGGCGCAGAAGCAGAGTCTGTAAGAAGCCCGCGCTGCGCGTACGTTTAGCCAAGAGACGGCAGTACTCGAGTGCGGAATCGTAGGCATCCTTCAGATAGCCTGGCAGCTCCAGCGCCTCGATGTCATCTTCACCGTAGAGCTGGACTTCGACTTTCTGCAGGTATGGCTTGTTGGTTTCGGGATCGATCGTGTTTTCCAGGTAACCGCGTGTACGCCGAATGATTGAGCGAATGAACGGGTTATGAAATTTGAAGAACGATGCCTTGAGATTGCGCACCTTGCTCTTTGTCGGGGCATCCAGTTCAGCCTGCTTCTCCAGTTCAGCTATGGTATCGGCGTCACCCATATTCAAAGTATTGCGGATCGAACGAAACGGGAGCACCCCGGTTTCGTCCTTTTCATCGGCTGGTGGCAAAGGATTTCGTAGCCAGTTCCAGAATTCGATGTCATCCAGGGCCTGGCCTGATTCATTGATTTTGCCCAGCGCCTCATCAGGGTGGCGCCATGGGCTGAATTCATTGCCCAAGACGTGCTGTTTGTCGATGGACAAAGCGCTCAACAGATCCCAGGCTTCAATGGGGTGCAGCTGCACCGGTGTCGCCGTGGCGAGCAACAGAGTCTTGGTCTTTTCGGCGATTTGTTGAATAAATTCCAGAAGATTGTTCACTTCAGGTCGTGACTCGTTCTCAGGATTCGCTCCCATCGATTTGCGCCGCGCCCTGTGGGCTTCATCCACGATGACGCACTCGTAATTTCCTTTGAGCAAGGTTGTGTACGCGTTGCCACGCCGAGAGATCAGCCCTTGTGAAATGATACCGATTCTCCGCGGGCAATGCTGAATATACTGACCGCCTTTTTCATGTTCCACGCCGTTTTCATCAATCCAGGAGCTACCAGTCCAGTAGGCCGAGGGAACTTCGAGCAGGTTCCAAAACTCCTCTTGCCATTGTTGCATCAGCGTCTTGGGAACAACGATGAGTACAGGGAGCTTTCCGGCAAGGGCAATCAACTGTGCCGCCATTGCCAGCTGCAATGTTTTACCGAGACCCACCTGATCGGCGAGAATCAGCCGTGCACCCTCATACCGTTTATGCTCGTCGAAAGCGCGTTGAACGAAGTACTTCTGGTGATTCCAGAGTCCGTTATGTTTGCGATAAACAGGGCTCTCTATTATAGGCGCGGCAGGGTTTGAATTGCCCAGCCATTCAGGCATGGTGAAAACCTTGCGCTTCGCAGTCCTTTGGATATCCTGAATGATTTCCTGTGTCAGAGTCAGCGCATGCGCATCACCCCAGAGGCTATCGAACTCATTTTGCACCCAGGTAACTGCAGACTGATCGTCATCTTCCCAGACCAACTCATAATTGAGCTGCCAGGCGGTTATGGATTCGTTCGCGCTGCCCATGAAGGCGGTTTTATTGCCATCGTGAAAGGTTATCACTCCCGCTTTGCCATGAATGAGGCCAAACCGATCGTCTGGGAGAATGCGCACCTCCATGCGGCCGGTATTGAGCAGATGATAGAGTCTTTCCAAGACCGAACCCGTGACAGGTTTTTCGGGCAGATCGAAATCGCACCACTCATTCCACAAAGCCTGCTTGAATGCAGGCATCGATGGCTCTTGGTTGGCTGAGTAGATATTGAAGGTGATCTTTGAGTTTGCCACCACGCGCACTTTGCCGATGGCTGCGATCTCTTCGCCCGCAACCTGGATGATCGATGGACTGAAGAAGCCCGCGATGCGGTCGTATGCTTTCGCGCGGGAGAGCTTTTCAGCCAGAAAGCCTTTGCCCAGGCTTTCGCCCGAATGGCGCATGAGACGAGATGAATAGCGGGCAATCATGGTCAGCCTGCGTCGTTGGTCAGCACCCCGGCCAGAAGCCCAGCCATTTTGAATTCGGCGCTGCGGTGTCTCACGCTGTGTTCAAAGCGCGAGAGATATTCGAGCAATTTGATGATATTCTGCCGACGCGACCAAAAGTCAGGAAGCTCTGATCGTAAGTAATTGCGACCAACTTCTGGGTTCTCTTCGGCGACAGAGATGTTGATTGCATACAACAGATGCCGCAGGGTTGAGCTATTAAAGCCGTCACCCGTCATCTGCCCGGAACCAAACTCAGCCGCAGTTTTCACCCGTGCTTCATTGGCCCTCACGCTGCCCAAAAGCTCGGTGTAATCCCGAATGCCATAGTTCTTCGCCAGTTCTTGAAACGCACCGGCTTTGTTTTCGCCTTTCGATTCAAAATCCAGCCCGCGCAGGTAATAGCGTTCTTCGGGAGAGATGGATCTCCAGAGAAGGATGTCAAAGGCTTCAGGAATACGTATTGCTGCCGCAACATTGCGCGCGTTTTCGATGATGCTTTCGAGCGGACTTTTGGCATCTTTGCCCGTGCGCGAGAGTTCTCGTTCGACGTTGAGGTCTTCAATCTGCCGATAACCGGTGATGACGCGCAAGGCTGCGGCATACGCCGCGAGCTGGTAATCGGTGTCGGAAAAATTGGGTTCTTCTTTGTCTTCGATGCGCTCCATCGATTCAACCTGAGCTTTGACTTCTTGTTCAATGCGGGGTACCATCTCATCGAGAAAGGCGACATCAGACGAGATATTCTTCCTCAAAATCAGGAGCACAGTACCTTGAACGTAGTTACCTTCTTTAAGGGCTGAGGTCGTTTCAGTAGCAATTGTCCACGCAGAAGTAACTTGAAGCCCGGACGCCCAAAGAATGACAGCAAGGTCTGCCCATACACCTGCGTCTTGATGGGTGAACATGACGGTTTGCATTCCGTTGTCGGGCATGAGCCTGCAAAGATTTGAATACGCCTTAACCATTGCTCGTCGGAAACCTTCACCATCACCTTGAATTGCAAGTGACCGGCGTGAATCATTGCTCCAAGCAGGAAAAAGCCGGTTAAGAAATTTTTCATACCACGCTAAGAAGAACTCAGAAAGCTCATGATAATTAATAGCATCTGCGTATGGCGGATCAGTAATCCAAAGGTCATTATCGCAGATAACCTTTTCTGCAACGGTTGTTTCAATTATAGCGGTGCCAGCATGGCTTACGTTCTTTACGTCGAAGACCAAACCACCACCATACCAACGTTCCCGAATCTCCGAAAATCCTCTAATCGCGTAATCAAATAGGGTATTTAAGGCCTGATTTGAATATGTTTCCGAAATAGACTCTTTGCTACCTCCTACGCGGAAGCGACATAGTTTGCTATTCCAATTCGTGATCGAGCCGAATAGGGATAGGTTTCCCGCAATGAGATCTCCACCTACGCTCTGAATCTTTGAGTTCAGAAACCCCAAAAATAGTAATTGCCGAGCACAAAACAAATGATGCCAGTGCGTCCATCCGCGCTCCCGAATCGGTTGATCCGTATTATATCCTGATTCAATCTTTCGAGATGGAACAATACCATTCTTCTGCCACTCTGCGAAACTTGCCTGCAACAAGGACAATACCTTGGCCTCACGCTGCAAATCCGCCTGGTCAGGTGCTGCATAATAGCGATATTCCTTATCTGTCGCCTTGCTGATTAATTCTTGACACAGCTCACGAAAATGATCATTATTGTCCCCAAGGGGGAGCGTTCCGGACGATGGTGCAGGGTCCGCAAGGGCATTGTCACGCCCCCTTCGTATATACATCGTATTGAGACTGAGTTCCTTTTTTCCCGTGCGGGTCTCTGTCAGGTAGAAGATTGCACCGTTGATGCGCTTCTCGAAAATCAAAACCTCTAAGCCGCGCTTGTTCTTCTCAGGCGACACAGAGACTTTGTCATAATTCTGCAAAACATAGGGTATGAGTTCAAACGCCTCATCGGTCACTGCGATTTGTCCGCGTTTCTCTTCATGTTCTGCATCACCATGGTCTTTGATGACCTTGCGTATTGCATAGTTGTCGATAGAGTAAGAGTATCCGCTGAGATCAATACCAGTGGCCTTCTTAAGATTCTTTGCCTGCTTCTCATCGATTTCATCGAGCAGTAATTTGTGCTCTTCGTTGTCCTTCTGCAATCGTGCAAGGCGAACCAACGTGCGTACTCGCTCGTGTGCTGGCGGCACGACCCAGCGAATACAGTAGAGGCGTTCTTGAAAAACGTCGTCTGGCCGCGGCACCACGTCTTCGTTTTCCCACAACCGCAATCCACCTGAATTCTCACGGCGAATGATCGACATCGGTATCGGGTTGGGGTTCTTAGGATGAACGACGTAGTTACTCTTGACCGTGCCTTCTTTGGCGGCCTTCATTTCAGCCGCAGTAGCGTTCATCTTGATTTTGATGTCGTAACGCTTCTTCTTTTCATCGGGCACCAGAATGCCAACTGTCTTGGTCTTCTCACCGATCACCCAGGACGGAGCGAGAGGCACCATCCAGCCTGTTTCAGGGTCTTTGACTTCGACACAGTACAGATACGCGTCGGCGCGATGTCCCCTGGCATTGTGCTCGATTCCCCATTCGCAAATCTGTTGGTCGACGGCATCATAGACTTCCTGTTGTGCCTTTTTGACTTGTTCAGCCACTTCAGGCCCACCGCCGACAATGTGAATCGCCGCCCAGGTGAGTAGTGCCGCGACCGGATTCAGATCTGAGGCATACACATCGCAGCCCAGGCGTGCTGCCTCAAAGGGAATGCTTCCGCCACCGCAGAATGCATCACCGACTTTCGGGTTATGACCAAAACGGCGTTGACCCAGCTCTTGAATCAATTCTTGTAAGTTCTTTGCTTTTGTGCCCAGGTGAGCATTGATCTCCTTGAAAGCAGCGGCCGATGGGCCTGCGATCTGCTCAGGCCTAACGCAGTAGTCCAGCTTCTCGTCGTAATAAAGTGCGCTGAAGGCAATGCGCTCCAAAGCCGCTTTGACGTGGTCTCCTGTCTCTTTGGAGAATTTGGCCCAGGAAATCTTATCGCCCTCGACCTTAAAGTAATCAGCCCATATCTTTGTGTGATCTTTCTGATCTGCTTCAAACATCGGCAGAGTCAGTCCGTGATCCACTTTCTGTAAGGCTTTTATAACCCGAGCATGGTGTTCCTCATCGGTCAAGATTTCATAGATAACCTTGGCTGGAAGTTTGCCTTCCTTCGCCTGGTAACGTTGCCAAAGACCATCTTCATCCATGGTCATGATCTTCAAAAAGATTTCACGATCCCTTTCAGCGTTATCGCTGGCTGGCATCAATAGACCGACAATCGTCGCGCGCACTAGCACCAGCGGTTTGCGCCCCCACCATTTGCCAAGGCCCGTCAGCGTCTGGCTGTAGTTTGCCATGCGCTCCTTATAAGACTCCTTTGAGACTTTAGAGACGGGAAACTGTGTTTCGATAAACGTGCGATCAGTCATTGTGTCAGGGTATATGCGAATCAGACCGCTATTCGGTCGGGTTTTCGGTTAACGCAAAGCGGACGGCCTTGCGCCAGCCACGGTTACGCCCCTGCACAGCCTGGCCCGTGGCCGCGTTCGTCATGGTGAAAAGCCACCAGCGTTCTTCGGGCTTTAAGCCCTGCCAGTTCTTTATTGCAGTGGGGATCTGGCCAGGATCGGCATCTTCGATGGCCCAACAGAGCAAAAGCAGTTCTTTGCCGAAGAGTCGCGGTAAGATATTGAAGCCGGCATTGAACCTAGAACTCTTCAGGCCCGCACGCTGCAAGCGCTGGTTAAATTCGAAGCGCACAGGTTCTTCTATCATCTTCCATTTTTCATAGGGCAGAATCACACGTAGA
The sequence above is a segment of the Turneriella parva DSM 21527 genome. Coding sequences within it:
- a CDS encoding DUF1156 domain-containing protein; its protein translation is MANYSQTLTGLGKWWGRKPLVLVRATIVGLLMPASDNAERDREIFLKIMTMDEDGLWQRYQAKEGKLPAKVIYEILTDEEHHARVIKALQKVDHGLTLPMFEADQKDHTKIWADYFKVEGDKISWAKFSKETGDHVKAALERIAFSALYYDEKLDYCVRPEQIAGPSAAAFKEINAHLGTKAKNLQELIQELGQRRFGHNPKVGDAFCGGGSIPFEAARLGCDVYASDLNPVAALLTWAAIHIVGGGPEVAEQVKKAQQEVYDAVDQQICEWGIEHNARGHRADAYLYCVEVKDPETGWMVPLAPSWVIGEKTKTVGILVPDEKKKRYDIKIKMNATAAEMKAAKEGTVKSNYVVHPKNPNPIPMSIIRRENSGGLRLWENEDVVPRPDDVFQERLYCIRWVVPPAHERVRTLVRLARLQKDNEEHKLLLDEIDEKQAKNLKKATGIDLSGYSYSIDNYAIRKVIKDHGDAEHEEKRGQIAVTDEAFELIPYVLQNYDKVSVSPEKNKRGLEVLIFEKRINGAIFYLTETRTGKKELSLNTMYIRRGRDNALADPAPSSGTLPLGDNNDHFRELCQELISKATDKEYRYYAAPDQADLQREAKVLSLLQASFAEWQKNGIVPSRKIESGYNTDQPIRERGWTHWHHLFCARQLLFLGFLNSKIQSVGGDLIAGNLSLFGSITNWNSKLCRFRVGGSKESISETYSNQALNTLFDYAIRGFSEIRERWYGGGLVFDVKNVSHAGTAIIETTVAEKVICDNDLWITDPPYADAINYHELSEFFLAWYEKFLNRLFPAWSNDSRRSLAIQGDGEGFRRAMVKAYSNLCRLMPDNGMQTVMFTHQDAGVWADLAVILWASGLQVTSAWTIATETTSALKEGNYVQGTVLLILRKNISSDVAFLDEMVPRIEQEVKAQVESMERIEDKEEPNFSDTDYQLAAYAAALRVITGYRQIEDLNVERELSRTGKDAKSPLESIIENARNVAAAIRIPEAFDILLWRSISPEERYYLRGLDFESKGENKAGAFQELAKNYGIRDYTELLGSVRANEARVKTAAEFGSGQMTGDGFNSSTLRHLLYAINISVAEENPEVGRNYLRSELPDFWSRRQNIIKLLEYLSRFEHSVRHRSAEFKMAGLLAGVLTNDAG
- a CDS encoding phospholipase D-like domain-containing anti-phage protein; translated protein: MIARYSSRLMRHSGESLGKGFLAEKLSRAKAYDRIAGFFSPSIIQVAGEEIAAIGKVRVVANSKITFNIYSANQEPSMPAFKQALWNEWCDFDLPEKPVTGSVLERLYHLLNTGRMEVRILPDDRFGLIHGKAGVITFHDGNKTAFMGSANESITAWQLNYELVWEDDDQSAVTWVQNEFDSLWGDAHALTLTQEIIQDIQRTAKRKVFTMPEWLGNSNPAAPIIESPVYRKHNGLWNHQKYFVQRAFDEHKRYEGARLILADQVGLGKTLQLAMAAQLIALAGKLPVLIVVPKTLMQQWQEEFWNLLEVPSAYWTGSSWIDENGVEHEKGGQYIQHCPRRIGIISQGLISRRGNAYTTLLKGNYECVIVDEAHRARRKSMGANPENESRPEVNNLLEFIQQIAEKTKTLLLATATPVQLHPIEAWDLLSALSIDKQHVLGNEFSPWRHPDEALGKINESGQALDDIEFWNWLRNPLPPADEKDETGVLPFRSIRNTLNMGDADTIAELEKQAELDAPTKSKVRNLKASFFKFHNPFIRSIIRRTRGYLENTIDPETNKPYLQKVEVQLYGEDDIEALELPGYLKDAYDSALEYCRLLAKRTRSAGFLQTLLLRRIGSSMVAGLNTAKRLLGEARTEEFDLEEEDSSEFEELSAEQGSSRNTPEENEMLTRIVNALAERLDADPKYNRVIHLLDHGAADTGPWRERGCILFSQYFDTAEYVASRLSAQYHDLTIGLYAGAQKSAIYLDGRKTRIEREKIKSMVKSGEIKLIVGTDAASEGLNLQILGSLINLDLPWNPTRLEQRKGRIQRIGQRYEKVFVYNMRYLGSVEDEVHARLSSRLNDIHDLFGQIPDTLEDVWVHTALGRIEEAQNRINAVVQKHPFDIRYNTNANITGPKWEECSEVLNKVERLELLATGWR
- a CDS encoding DUF3780 domain-containing protein, encoding MKKQKSTAAARKDASFGLHPEETAHHIVVNLGDKKSPHIYISEHFEYFDSPERRRLEYTLGVQDKALRVILPYEKWKMIEEPVRFEFNQRLQRAGLKSSRFNAGFNILPRLFGKELLLLCWAIEDADPGQIPTAIKNWQGLKPEERWWLFTMTNAATGQAVQGRNRGWRKAVRFALTENPTE